The Populus trichocarpa isolate Nisqually-1 chromosome 11, P.trichocarpa_v4.1, whole genome shotgun sequence genome has a segment encoding these proteins:
- the LOC7495286 gene encoding receptor-like serine/threonine-protein kinase SD1-8: protein MKSITTRHHCSITTLLFFTILSFFTSKFASSLDTLTATESLVNGQTLISTSQDFELGFFTPGNSRNWYVGIWYKNIPRTYVWVANRDNPLTNSSGTFKILNQSIVLFDRAENLIWSSNQTNARNPVMQLLDSGNLVLRDQESDSGQFLWQSFDYPTDTLLPDMKFGWDLNTGVNRFLRSWKSSDDPGTGDFSFKLEYHGFPEAFLLKDQEIKYRSGPWNGQRFSGVPEMEPVDYMSFNFITNQDEVYYSFHISNKSLYSRLSVTSSGLLQRFAWVPETQQWSQFWYAPKDQCDDYRECGPYGICDSNASPVCKCMKGFQPKNIQAWNLRDGSSGCVRRTDLNCLKDKFLHMRNMKLPESETTYVDRNTSLKDCELMCSRNCSCTAYANSNISNGGSGCVFWTGELFDMRQYPKGGQDLYVRLAASDIGDGSSAGTIIIGIAVGIGILILALSGFSIWKRKRLLSVCNGNTPQKGPQDRSQDFLLNGVVISKKDYTGERSPDELELPLLDFSTIATATNNFADENKLGEGGFGRVHKGRLVEGQEVAVKRLSKNSVQGTEEFKNEVRLIARVQHRNLVRLLGCCVEKDEKILIYEFMENRSLDFVLFNKAKSSLLNWQRRFNIICGIARGLLYLHQDSRFRIIHRDLKASNILLDHEWTPKISDFGMARMFGGDQIQANTVRVVGTYGYMSPEYAMDGLFSAKSDVFSFGVLVLEIVCGEKNRGFYHSFSELNLLGHVWRQWKDGKGLEVLDKSVGNSYSPCEVLRCIQVGLLCVQEKAEDRPTMSSAVLMLSSETATMPQPRTPGYCLGRSPFETDSSSSKQDESFSVNHVTVTVLDAR from the exons ATGAAATCTATAACAACAAGACACCATTGTTCCATCACCACTTTGTTGTTCTTCACAATCCTTTCTTTCTTCACCTCAAAATTTGCCTCATCTTTAGACACCTTAACAGCAACAGAATCTCTTGTTAATGGCCAAACCCTCATCTCCACAAGCCAGGATTTTGAGCTTGGATTCTTCACTCCAGGCAATTCAAGAAACTGGTATGTGGGGATATGGTACAAGAACATACCAAGAACTTATGTCTGGGTAGCTAACAGAGATAACCCCCTCACAAACTCCTCTGGGACCTTCAAAATCTTAaatcaaagcattgttctttTTGATCGGGCAGAGAATCTCATATGGTCATCCAATCAAACCAATGCAAGAAACCCAGTTATGCAGTTGTTAGATTCAGGAAATCTAGTACTAAGAGATCAAGAAAGTGACAGTGGTCAGTTTTTATGGCAAAGCTTTGACTATCCAACTGATACTTTATTACCTGATATGAAGTTCGGTTGGGATCTAAACACAGGTGTAAACAGGTTCTTGCGTTCCTGGAAAAGCAGTGATGATCCTGGTACAggtgatttttctttcaagCTAGAGTATCATGGATTCCCTGAagcttttttattgaaagatcAAGAAATAAAGTATAGAAGTGGACCATGGAATGGACAAAGATTTAGTGGTGTGCCAGAAATGGAGCCTGTTGATTACATGAGCTTCAATTTTATTACCAATCAAGATGAGGTATACTATTCCTTCCACATATCGAACAAGAGTTTATATTCAAGATTGAGTGTCACTTCATCTGGGCTTCTTCAAAGATTTGCCTGGGTTCCAGAGACACAACAATGGAGTCAGTTTTGGTACGCACCAAAAGATCAATGTGACGATTACAGAGAGTGTGGTCCATATGGTATATGTGACTCAAATGCTTCACCAGTTTGCAAGTGTATGAAGGGTTTTCAGCCCAAGAATATTCAAGCGTGGAATTTGAGAGATGGGTCAAGTGGGTGTGTCAGGAGGACAGATTTGAATTGcttgaaagataaatttttgCACATGAGGAACATGAAATTGCCAGAGAGCGAAACCACATATGTAGACAGGAATACGAGTCTCAAGGATTGTGAATTGATGTGCTCAAGAAATTGTTCTTGTACTGCTTATGCTAACTCAAATATCAGCAATGGAGGCTCTGGCTGTGTGTTTTGGACTGGTGAACTCTTTGACATGAGACAATATCCAAAAGGTGGACAAGATCTCTATGTAAGATTGGCAGCTTCCGACATAG GTGATGGAAGCAGTGCTGGCACTATCATTATTGGCATTGCTGTTGGCATTGGCATTTTGATATTAGCACTGAGTGGCTTTTCCATATGGAAGAGGAAGAGATTGCTGAGTGTATGTAATGGAAATACACCACAGAAAG GTCCTCAAGATAGAAGCCAAGATTTCTTGCTAAATGGGGTGGTTATAAGTAAGAAAGACTACACAGGTGAAAGAAGCCCAGATGAATTAGAACTGCCACTGTTAGATTTTAGCACAATAGCAACTGCTACCAACAATTTCGCTGACgaaaataaactaggagaagGTGGTTTTGGTCGTGTTCACAAG GGTAGGCTAGTAGAAGGCCAAGAAGTAGCGGTGAAGAGGCTATCGAAGAATTCTGTTCAGGGAACAGAAGAATTCAAGAATGAGGTAAGGTTAATTGCAAGGGTTCAACACAGAAATCTTGTTCGACTGCTTGGTTGCTGCGTTGAGAAGGATGAGAAGATACTTATTTATGAGTTCATGGAAAACAGAAGCCTCGATTTTGTTCTTTTCA ACAAGGCAAAGAGCTCTTTACTCAATTGGCAAAGGCGCTTCAACATAATTTGTGGGATTGCTAGAGGACTTTTGTACCTGCATCAAGATTCCAGATTTAGAATTATCCACAGGGATCTCAAAGCAAGCAACATTCTACTTGATCATGAATGGACTCCAAAAATATCAGACTTTGGCATGGCTAGAATGTTTGGTGGAGATCAAATACAAGCAAACACCGTGAGAGTAGTGGGAACATA TGGTTATATGTCTCCTGAATATGCAATGGATGGACTATTCTCAGCAAAATCTGACGTTTTCAGTTTCGGTGTTTTGGTTTTGGAGATAGTATGTGGGGAAAAGAACAGGGGGTTTTATCATTCATTCAGTGAACTTAACCTTCTTGGACAT GTGTGGAGGCAGTGGAAAGATGGGAAGGGATTGGAAGTGTTAGATAAATCAGTTGGCAATTCATATAGCCCTTGTGAAGTTTTGAGATGCATACAAGTAGGCCTCTTATGTGTCCAAGAGAAAGCAGAAGATAGACCAACAATGTCTTCTGCAGTGTTAATGTTGAGCAGTGAAACCGCAACAATGCCCCAGCCGAGAACCCCTGGATATTGCCTTGGAAGGAGTCCTTTCGAAACCGATTCATCTTCAAGCAAACAAGATGAATCATTCTCTGTAAACCATGTTACAGTTACAGTGCTAGATGCTAGGTAA